Below is a window of Pseudomonadota bacterium DNA.
AAACGGTTGAAGGACAATTTGCAGGAAAATAATGTGGATGTCCATTACTATAACGTAGAAACAGCGGATGGCCTTGCTGAAGCGACATTTTACCGGGTCCTGGCCCTTCCCACGATTCTTGTTGAAGACGAGATGGAAAAAGGGCTTGGAGAATGGAGGGGTGCTGTCCCCAAAGTGGAAGAGGTTTTGCATGTTGTGCAAGGACTATGATTTCCCGATAAAAGGTTTTATAGACACAAGCTTTATTGACTGGAAGGGGCAGCTTTCATCGGTGATATTCACCGGTGGATGCAACTTCAGGTGTCCCTACTGCCATAACAGCAGTATTGTGCTCCACCCTGAACGGATAGAAAACGTGCCCTTTAAGCATATCGCCGGCCACTTGAGGAAGTATAAACACTGGGTCGAGAGGGTGGTCATCACAGGCGGGGAACCTACCCTGAATAAGGGCCTCTCCTCCATAGCAGGACAATTAAAAAACGAAGGCATAAAGATTAAACTTGACACAAACGGGTCGTCACCGTCTGTTGTAAAAGGCCTTGTCAACGACGGACTGATCGATTATATCGCTATGGACATGAAAGGTCCGATAGAACAATATGAAAGGTGGTGCGGTGTTGGCGTTGATACAAAGAAGATTGAGGAGAGCATACAGTTCATTTTAGAAGGAAATGTAGATTATGAGTTCAGGATGACCGTTGTACCGTTCCTGCACAGGGAAGAAGACGTATATGCCGTGGCTGATTACATCCGGAATGCAAAAAAATTCTTTATTCAGGAATTCAAACCTAATAACACATTAAACCCCGCATTTTCACACATCAAACCCTTCTCACCTGAGAAGATGCAAAAAATAAGGCAGAACGCGTCGAATCGATTAAGTATCGCCAGCCAGGATTTACAGATCAAAAAAGGCTGAATGCTGTAAGGCTACCGGGTTTTGTGGCTACTTGCCTGTCCAGAACCAGTGTATTGAGTAAATGGTCAGAACAACAAGAACGGCGAGAGCGGTAATGATGGTTTCCCATTCCCACCGGTGGAGCTTTACTGTTCTCTTCCAGCCGCAGTTATTGCAATGTAATACCCTCCTTCCGAAAAATTTGAGAAACCATTCCCTTGGGTGCCATCTCTCGCTCTGCATCAATTTCGATTGACCGCATGACGGGCAGGGGGGAGAAGAGGACAGGAATACAAGAATGTCAGACAGGGAATTGATCCTTTCTGAAGCAGTATAGAGGTCCCTTCCTATATCGGTGAAGTCGGCAAAAAAATTAACAGAGTCCATTTTATAGCCTTTTTTTATCGATGCT
It encodes the following:
- a CDS encoding anaerobic ribonucleoside-triphosphate reductase activating protein, which encodes MLCKDYDFPIKGFIDTSFIDWKGQLSSVIFTGGCNFRCPYCHNSSIVLHPERIENVPFKHIAGHLRKYKHWVERVVITGGEPTLNKGLSSIAGQLKNEGIKIKLDTNGSSPSVVKGLVNDGLIDYIAMDMKGPIEQYERWCGVGVDTKKIEESIQFILEGNVDYEFRMTVVPFLHREEDVYAVADYIRNAKKFFIQEFKPNNTLNPAFSHIKPFSPEKMQKIRQNASNRLSIASQDLQIKKG